Proteins found in one Vespula pensylvanica isolate Volc-1 chromosome 10, ASM1446617v1, whole genome shotgun sequence genomic segment:
- the LOC122632262 gene encoding uncharacterized protein LOC122632262 isoform X1, whose translation MAKGGLLILNITCFFLGTTMGLPTFGHVERNRLETYEDLSDQSIDLNLFSNLTFQFSCENKPIGLYADVDYDCRIFHACDEDGKGFPMICPNNTVFDQRQRVCSDIVNDCEHAQEWYYINELPYSDELTDYNKVESIEDNIPTVVPLAAA comes from the exons ATGGCCAAGGGTGGTCTTTTAATACTGAATATTACATGTT TTTTTTTAGGTACAACAATGGGTTTACCAACTTTTGGACATGTC GAACGCAATCGTTTAGAAACCTACGAAGATCTCTcggatcaatcgatcgatctaaatCTCTTCAGCAATTTgacttttcaattttcttgcGAGAACAAACCGATTGGTCTTTACGCTGATGTCGACTACGATTGTCGGATTTTTCACGCTTGCGACGAAGATGGAAAAGGCTTTCCAATGATTTGTCCGAATAATACGGTCTTCGATCAAAGACAACGAGTTTGCAGCGACATTGTAAACGACTGCGAACACGCTCAGGAATG gtacTATATCAACGAATTACCTTATTCCGATGAATTAACAGATTATAACAAAGTAGAATCGATCGAGGACAATATACCCACGGTCGTGCCACTTGCTGCAGcttaa
- the LOC122632262 gene encoding uncharacterized protein LOC122632262 isoform X2 — translation MAKVFLGTTMGLPTFGHVERNRLETYEDLSDQSIDLNLFSNLTFQFSCENKPIGLYADVDYDCRIFHACDEDGKGFPMICPNNTVFDQRQRVCSDIVNDCEHAQEWYYINELPYSDELTDYNKVESIEDNIPTVVPLAAA, via the exons ATGGCCAAGG TTTTTTTAGGTACAACAATGGGTTTACCAACTTTTGGACATGTC GAACGCAATCGTTTAGAAACCTACGAAGATCTCTcggatcaatcgatcgatctaaatCTCTTCAGCAATTTgacttttcaattttcttgcGAGAACAAACCGATTGGTCTTTACGCTGATGTCGACTACGATTGTCGGATTTTTCACGCTTGCGACGAAGATGGAAAAGGCTTTCCAATGATTTGTCCGAATAATACGGTCTTCGATCAAAGACAACGAGTTTGCAGCGACATTGTAAACGACTGCGAACACGCTCAGGAATG gtacTATATCAACGAATTACCTTATTCCGATGAATTAACAGATTATAACAAAGTAGAATCGATCGAGGACAATATACCCACGGTCGTGCCACTTGCTGCAGcttaa